The Macrococcoides canis genome has a window encoding:
- the secA2 gene encoding accessory Sec system translocase SecA2, translating to MKQVVEQTINNTRIKGLKRILNRVNHFSETFKSLSDTELKLKTEEFRTRLKRGETLEALLPESYAVVRIASERVLGMYPKDVQVMGAIVMHQGNIAEMQTGEGKTLTATMPLYLNGILGEGAYLITTNDYLARRDYEEMKPLFEWLGLRASLGFVDIPGHEYKKGEKKALYDADIIYSTNGRIGFDYLIDNLADNLNGKFLKPFNFCIIDEIDSIILDAAQTPLVISGAPRVQSNLFNVVKELTDTLQEELHFKVDKQQQEVYLTEEGILASNTYFDIEDMYDGKHTALVRNINLALRAKCMFDLNIDYYVNDGEIVLIDRISGRLLPGTKLQSGLHQSIEAKENLEISNDMSVMATITFQNLFQQFKAFSGMSATSKLGEKEFFELYGKVVVQIPTDRPVIRKDLPDRVFISKQQKHKALLKDVLMIHKTGRPLLLITRTAEDAEFFSERLSALNIPNNLLIAQNVAKEAQMIAEAGQLSNVTVATSMAGRGTDIKLSESVRMLGGLAVIISEHMENSRIDRQLRGRSGRQGDPGSSQIYISLEDYLVKRWSDNSLLNNKRIHDFDEWRIRDSKLLMKKIESIVEKAQVVSEEHGMIARQMNNEFEQSVSKQRKMIYAQRDLILKSDNFDHFDFKKVASDVIASYVKTQDKLTERQLKQYIYRNIRFQFEQDIAPSIINDSEQCVTFLTELFMEQLKLQKAQFDNEFFYVQYIQKSLLKAIDKNWIEQVDYLQQLRSSMNNRQMGRRNAVFEYHRTALNSYKVMGERIKEDIVRNLALSMITYDKDGNMIVHFP from the coding sequence ATGAAACAGGTGGTAGAACAGACGATTAATAATACCCGAATCAAAGGTCTCAAGCGGATATTAAACCGAGTTAATCACTTTAGTGAAACTTTTAAATCATTGTCAGATACAGAATTAAAACTTAAGACAGAAGAATTCAGAACACGTTTGAAGCGCGGTGAAACGTTAGAGGCCCTGTTACCTGAAAGTTACGCTGTAGTGCGTATTGCGAGTGAGCGTGTACTTGGTATGTACCCTAAAGATGTGCAGGTCATGGGAGCAATTGTTATGCATCAAGGTAATATCGCTGAAATGCAGACTGGTGAAGGAAAGACGTTAACTGCCACAATGCCGCTGTATTTGAACGGTATTTTAGGCGAAGGTGCATACCTTATTACGACGAATGATTATTTAGCACGACGAGATTATGAAGAGATGAAACCGTTATTCGAATGGTTAGGTCTGCGCGCTTCTTTAGGATTTGTTGATATCCCTGGCCATGAGTACAAAAAAGGCGAAAAAAAAGCACTTTATGATGCTGATATCATCTATTCAACGAATGGTCGTATTGGTTTTGATTATTTAATTGATAATTTAGCTGACAATTTAAACGGAAAGTTTCTTAAGCCCTTCAATTTCTGCATTATTGATGAGATTGATTCGATTATCCTGGATGCTGCTCAAACACCGCTTGTGATTAGTGGTGCACCGCGTGTACAATCGAACTTATTTAATGTAGTTAAAGAGCTAACAGATACTCTGCAAGAAGAGCTGCACTTTAAAGTGGATAAACAGCAGCAGGAAGTTTATTTGACGGAAGAGGGTATTTTAGCAAGCAACACATATTTTGATATAGAAGATATGTATGATGGGAAGCATACTGCGCTCGTTCGCAATATCAATTTAGCCCTGAGAGCAAAATGTATGTTTGATTTAAATATTGATTACTATGTAAATGATGGCGAAATTGTGTTGATTGATCGCATTTCAGGCCGCCTTCTTCCGGGTACGAAACTTCAATCTGGGTTGCATCAATCAATAGAGGCTAAAGAAAACTTAGAAATTAGTAATGATATGAGTGTGATGGCAACAATAACCTTTCAAAACTTATTTCAGCAGTTTAAAGCTTTTTCTGGTATGAGTGCAACGAGTAAACTAGGTGAGAAAGAGTTTTTTGAACTGTATGGAAAAGTTGTCGTACAAATACCGACAGATCGCCCAGTCATCAGGAAGGATCTGCCGGACCGCGTGTTTATCAGTAAACAGCAGAAGCATAAAGCATTGTTGAAAGACGTCCTCATGATACATAAAACTGGACGACCATTACTTTTGATAACGCGTACAGCTGAAGATGCGGAATTCTTTTCTGAACGCTTGTCTGCTTTGAATATACCGAATAATTTACTCATCGCACAAAATGTAGCGAAAGAAGCTCAGATGATAGCAGAAGCTGGACAATTATCGAATGTAACTGTTGCAACAAGTATGGCAGGGCGTGGAACAGATATTAAACTTAGTGAAAGCGTCAGAATGCTTGGAGGTTTAGCTGTTATTATCAGTGAACATATGGAGAACAGCCGTATCGATCGCCAATTGAGAGGAAGATCAGGTCGCCAAGGTGATCCAGGAAGTTCGCAGATATATATTTCTTTAGAGGATTATCTTGTTAAGCGCTGGAGTGATAACAGCTTATTAAATAATAAGCGTATTCATGATTTCGATGAATGGCGTATTCGTGATAGTAAGCTATTGATGAAGAAAATCGAAAGTATCGTTGAGAAAGCGCAAGTTGTATCTGAAGAACATGGGATGATCGCACGTCAGATGAATAATGAATTTGAGCAAAGTGTGAGTAAGCAGAGAAAGATGATATATGCTCAAAGAGATTTAATTTTGAAATCCGACAACTTCGATCATTTTGATTTTAAGAAAGTGGCAAGCGATGTAATTGCTTCCTATGTGAAAACACAAGACAAACTTACCGAGAGGCAATTAAAACAGTATATCTATAGAAACATCAGGTTTCAATTTGAGCAAGATATAGCACCCTCTATTATCAACGATTCAGAGCAATGTGTAACATTTTTGACTGAGCTATTTATGGAACAGCTTAAATTACAGAAAGCACAGTTCGACAATGAATTTTTTTATGTACAATACATTCAAAAATCGTTATTAAAAGCAATAGATAAAAACTGGATTGAACAAGTAGACTACTTGCAGCAACTACGTTCCAGTATGAATAATCGACAGATGGGACGAAGAAATGCCGTCTTCGAGTATCATCGCACTGCTTTAAATTCATATAAAGTGATGGGAGAACGTATTAAAGAAGACATCGTCAGAAATCTGGCGCTGAGTATGATAACATATGATAAAGATGGAAATATGATTGTACATTTTCCGTAG
- the asp3 gene encoding accessory Sec system protein Asp3: MNSQNFIVKWKSLNHAFMYGSVIKKGSVVQFTNHQTPAGIVLNEWRMTADYYSEKTAPDLPFLKRNKRYTFYFNYEAVPKQSVYFKISFYRRNETLIETKVVQEREIQVEVPDDYYSYTIHMMSAAVQHMNFESIVITGAQISVYSDEIDIQSYL, translated from the coding sequence GTGAATAGTCAAAACTTTATAGTGAAGTGGAAAAGTTTAAATCATGCTTTTATGTATGGTTCGGTTATCAAAAAAGGTTCTGTAGTACAGTTCACAAATCATCAGACACCTGCGGGAATAGTGCTGAATGAATGGCGTATGACAGCAGATTATTATAGCGAGAAGACTGCACCTGACCTACCTTTTCTTAAAAGAAATAAGAGATATACATTTTACTTTAACTACGAAGCGGTGCCAAAGCAAAGTGTATATTTCAAAATTTCGTTTTATCGACGTAATGAAACTTTAATAGAAACCAAGGTTGTCCAAGAACGAGAAATACAGGTTGAAGTGCCTGATGATTATTATAGTTACACGATTCACATGATGAGTGCTGCAGTTCAGCATATGAACTTTGAATCCATTGTAATAACTGGAGCGCAAATTTCGGTATATTCAGACGAGATTGATATACAAAGCTATTTGTAA
- the asp2 gene encoding accessory Sec system protein Asp2: MVRKFRILQIGQASLETTLSTPQIHLDFLDANFVYQDDGMMDEIIKFIDAQKAYNFVLVEAPYSENLMRVIKSVAAPFNLYIKGAYYPQYEADETIKRNFALPVNADDEAHYIEKLKTICYNGQYGDKIGVEAWEVHPMSEVQSKFLGNKWLYCEGDFGTEFLPVASLSKLLYYERNHALELWPEFKVEGVELEYTFRVYKGGTVETLMETFTVLSSAFNEPIIRPMMTEDGYVAVSVKAKGKGKLSLGVIHRRWSRLEFGEFLLGGNRYSDNNRDEFIYLFHPGDMKPPLNVYFSGYRPAEGFEGYFMMQKLGAPFILIGDPRIEGGSFYLGSDQYEAMIEKVIKDALEYLNFDEHELILSGLSMGSFGAIYYGAKLNPSAVIVGKPLVNVGTIGANMKLLRPEEFGTALDVLLTNTGGTSDAHVRMLNDKFWNTFEQHDIEKTTFAICYMEDDDYDLFAFDELLEVLSRHHAKVISRGIPGRHNDDSPTINNWFINFYKILMQSKFGRG, encoded by the coding sequence ATGGTTCGAAAATTTAGGATACTGCAGATAGGACAAGCGTCGCTTGAGACAACTTTAAGTACACCACAAATTCACCTCGATTTTCTGGATGCTAACTTTGTCTATCAGGACGATGGGATGATGGATGAAATTATTAAATTCATCGATGCTCAAAAAGCATATAATTTTGTACTAGTTGAAGCACCTTATAGCGAGAATTTAATGCGGGTGATTAAAAGCGTGGCAGCACCTTTTAATTTATATATTAAAGGCGCTTATTATCCTCAGTATGAAGCGGACGAAACGATAAAAAGAAATTTTGCGTTACCTGTTAATGCAGACGATGAAGCACATTACATAGAGAAGTTGAAGACAATCTGTTACAACGGTCAATATGGAGACAAAATTGGCGTTGAAGCTTGGGAAGTACATCCGATGTCAGAGGTTCAATCAAAGTTCCTGGGTAACAAGTGGCTTTATTGTGAAGGCGACTTTGGTACAGAATTCTTACCGGTAGCTTCATTATCTAAACTGCTCTATTACGAACGCAATCATGCGCTTGAACTATGGCCAGAATTTAAAGTAGAAGGTGTAGAGCTGGAATATACGTTCAGAGTCTATAAAGGTGGAACTGTAGAAACATTAATGGAAACATTCACAGTTTTAAGCAGTGCGTTCAATGAGCCGATTATCAGACCGATGATGACAGAAGATGGTTATGTTGCTGTAAGTGTAAAAGCAAAAGGTAAAGGAAAGCTGTCGCTCGGCGTTATACATCGTCGCTGGTCACGTCTTGAATTTGGAGAATTCCTTCTTGGCGGAAATCGTTACAGTGATAATAATCGCGATGAGTTCATCTACTTGTTTCATCCAGGAGATATGAAACCACCGCTTAATGTCTATTTTTCTGGATATCGCCCCGCTGAAGGATTTGAAGGTTATTTTATGATGCAAAAGCTTGGTGCCCCGTTCATACTGATTGGCGATCCAAGAATAGAAGGTGGCAGTTTCTACCTCGGCTCTGATCAATATGAAGCGATGATTGAAAAAGTGATTAAAGATGCACTCGAATATTTGAATTTTGATGAACACGAATTAATATTATCCGGATTATCAATGGGTTCTTTCGGTGCGATTTATTATGGGGCTAAACTCAATCCAAGTGCAGTGATTGTCGGTAAACCGTTAGTGAATGTTGGCACAATTGGCGCGAATATGAAATTGCTGCGTCCAGAAGAGTTTGGAACGGCGCTTGATGTATTGCTGACAAACACTGGTGGTACAAGTGATGCACATGTAAGGATGCTGAATGATAAATTCTGGAATACATTTGAACAACATGATATTGAAAAGACAACATTTGCGATATGTTATATGGAAGATGATGACTATGACCTATTTGCATTTGATGAATTACTGGAGGTATTAAGTCGCCATCATGCTAAAGTCATCAGCAGAGGCATACCAGGACGTCATAATGATGACTCACCGACGATTAATAATTGGTTTATTAACTTCTACAAAATATTGATGCAAAGCAAGTTCGGGAGAGGATAA
- the asp1 gene encoding accessory Sec system protein Asp1 — MKYFIPAWYSETVWWHDRNEPFYSKSKQSEFDDIVSMMNMHQKIGEDHRLIVLNYDSSLRLFLHRNQLMNTNYWSLFDALQGFDAVTPKPLDYRKMQWPRETEFVHTSFIVKAFYKDTETKIYYNQEGYLVWMERYHQEQLLKRLVFDDRGYLSSIVDFTGESTLIHYLNAQGIIIMTENTATTMVEIKADFHKFDRKLYTSMDELIAYQLSKLVFAEDDHFIVAADNRHNQLIARSISSERMTFSVFQKRNTKIDEAWINTVQHSPRIIVDTVKNMNRLQSLGHSHDLLRVTPFDAEFIPSVSSQLYVNYIGILIDGIEDLYLQKLIDLFELYIGKSNKYRLKLLSRFHKGNRSEALWQQIAAINQKFIEMEDDFEDLKDKEIIEKEVIQFEYIPFEINIVQVMSQLRIIIDINDEPDLYLQISAISAGVPQINIIETDYVKHKENGYIIPDNQSIFEGVDYYLKQLKHWNAAFTHSLQLVQKYSSRNIIDQIDAFTKGVSHGSKI, encoded by the coding sequence ATGAAATATTTTATTCCAGCATGGTATTCTGAAACAGTTTGGTGGCATGATCGCAATGAGCCATTCTATTCTAAAAGTAAACAAAGTGAATTCGATGATATTGTAAGCATGATGAATATGCATCAAAAAATTGGAGAAGATCATCGACTTATCGTATTGAATTATGATTCTAGTTTGCGGTTATTTTTGCATCGCAATCAATTGATGAATACAAACTACTGGTCTTTGTTTGACGCGTTGCAAGGATTTGATGCTGTTACACCTAAACCATTAGATTACAGGAAGATGCAATGGCCGAGAGAAACGGAGTTTGTACATACTTCATTTATTGTTAAAGCATTTTATAAAGATACAGAAACGAAAATATACTATAACCAGGAAGGCTATCTTGTATGGATGGAGCGTTACCATCAAGAGCAGCTGTTAAAGCGGCTCGTCTTTGATGATAGAGGTTATTTATCCAGTATTGTGGATTTCACAGGTGAATCCACGCTCATCCACTATTTAAATGCGCAAGGGATAATCATAATGACTGAAAACACAGCTACAACCATGGTGGAAATAAAAGCTGATTTTCATAAGTTTGACCGTAAACTATATACGTCTATGGATGAATTGATTGCTTATCAACTAAGTAAATTAGTTTTCGCAGAAGACGACCATTTCATCGTTGCAGCAGATAATAGACATAATCAGTTGATTGCTCGTAGTATTTCTTCAGAGCGAATGACGTTTTCAGTCTTTCAGAAAAGAAATACAAAGATTGATGAAGCGTGGATCAACACTGTGCAGCATAGCCCAAGAATCATTGTAGATACAGTAAAGAATATGAATAGACTACAAAGTTTAGGGCACTCTCATGATTTATTGAGAGTTACACCATTTGATGCAGAATTTATACCGTCAGTCAGCAGCCAGCTTTACGTAAATTATATCGGTATACTCATCGATGGGATTGAAGATCTTTATCTACAGAAACTAATAGACTTGTTTGAACTGTATATCGGGAAATCTAATAAATATAGATTGAAACTTCTATCGCGCTTTCATAAAGGCAACAGAAGTGAGGCACTGTGGCAGCAAATTGCTGCGATTAATCAAAAGTTTATTGAAATGGAAGATGACTTTGAAGATTTAAAGGATAAAGAAATTATTGAAAAAGAAGTGATTCAGTTCGAATACATCCCTTTTGAGATAAACATTGTTCAAGTCATGTCACAATTAAGAATTATAATTGATATCAATGATGAGCCTGATCTATATCTTCAAATCTCAGCGATAAGTGCAGGTGTCCCACAAATCAATATTATTGAGACAGATTACGTAAAACATAAAGAAAATGGTTATATCATTCCAGATAATCAATCGATATTTGAAGGGGTTGATTATTATTTGAAGCAGCTTAAACATTGGAATGCAGCATTTACACATTCTTTGCAACTGGTTCAGAAATATTCATCTAGAAATATTATCGACCAGATTGATGCTTTTACAAAAGGAGTAAGTCATGGTTCGAAAATTTAG
- the secY2 gene encoding accessory Sec system protein translocase subunit SecY2 — MKKKLNIDMKNHIYRISLYRRIIYTLFILMVFILGSNIPIISKQYLNHDVNVVNSIGAATMGGDYTNVNLFSLGLGPWLTSLLIINLISYRNIDKMMKQTKLQKQVKEKVATLCLCVIQGYYVLNMHIKGGEHFAEVMTISLIVLVAGSMCLIWLADQNALYGIAGPMPIVMISIIKSIFKGHHVIDDLNPTFWLAVILLMLFSIVLLVFVERSEYRLPYIDIMHISKVQKDFLAWKLNPAGSLAIMLCMSFYMTVKYIVELVLMFFTDIKLKQFTYLDLTHPIGITFFVVLLFVLNMLLSKFMLNPSKKAEEFMKSGNYFEGVLPGKPTARYLNQKANIISRSSAILISIIIGLPFYITLLIPQVFDEVFLSIQILILVYIAINVVEAIRNYLYFEGYRTFLDKYW, encoded by the coding sequence ATGAAAAAGAAACTGAACATCGACATGAAAAACCATATTTATAGAATTTCTCTCTACAGAAGAATCATCTATACTTTGTTCATACTGATGGTTTTTATATTGGGGAGCAATATACCGATTATCTCTAAACAATATTTAAATCATGATGTGAATGTTGTTAATAGTATCGGTGCTGCAACGATGGGTGGAGATTATACGAACGTTAATCTGTTCTCGTTAGGGCTTGGACCATGGCTGACATCATTGCTGATTATTAACTTAATTAGTTATCGCAATATTGATAAGATGATGAAGCAGACGAAGCTCCAAAAACAGGTTAAGGAAAAAGTAGCTACTTTATGTTTATGTGTGATTCAAGGTTATTATGTACTGAATATGCATATAAAGGGTGGAGAGCACTTTGCTGAAGTGATGACGATAAGCTTAATTGTATTAGTTGCTGGTAGTATGTGTCTTATCTGGCTTGCTGATCAGAATGCACTTTACGGTATTGCAGGTCCTATGCCGATTGTAATGATCAGTATTATTAAGTCGATCTTTAAAGGGCATCATGTGATTGATGATTTAAATCCGACCTTCTGGCTGGCTGTAATCTTACTTATGTTATTCAGTATCGTGTTACTCGTGTTTGTAGAACGTTCTGAATATCGTCTGCCTTATATTGACATCATGCATATTTCGAAAGTTCAGAAAGATTTTTTAGCATGGAAGTTAAATCCTGCGGGAAGTCTGGCAATTATGCTTTGTATGTCATTTTATATGACGGTAAAGTATATCGTTGAACTTGTGCTTATGTTTTTTACAGATATAAAGTTAAAGCAATTCACGTACTTAGATTTAACGCATCCGATAGGTATTACTTTCTTCGTTGTATTACTCTTTGTATTGAATATGCTGTTATCTAAATTTATGCTGAATCCTTCAAAGAAGGCAGAAGAATTTATGAAGAGTGGTAATTATTTTGAAGGGGTATTGCCTGGCAAACCAACAGCTCGATATTTAAATCAAAAAGCAAATATTATAAGTAGGAGCAGCGCAATATTAATCTCAATAATTATCGGTCTCCCTTTTTATATCACTTTGCTGATACCACAAGTTTTTGATGAAGTATTCTTATCGATTCAAATATTGATACTCGTATATATTGCAATTAATGTTGTAGAGGCTATTCGAAACTATTTATACTTTGAAGGATATAGAACTTTTCTGGATAAGTATTGGTAA